A window of the Desulfobacterales bacterium genome harbors these coding sequences:
- a CDS encoding rhodanese-like domain-containing protein — MTQLREISTEELVSRSRNNAKIIDVRPVEAYNGWKLAGASRGGHIRGAKSLPAKWADYMDWIEIVRQKEIKPDDELIVYGNSLQDSRPVAELFVRAGYPNVSLYPHFPEEWAVNDGLPMEKLANYKHLVSAEWGNDLISGRTPAEYDNDNYVVVHAHYRNRDAYLSGHIPGAVDMDTRALEDTDTWNRRSPDELKKAFQEHGITADTTVVVYGKFMHPDNADQFPGSAAGHLGAIRTAFLMIYAGVKDVRVLNGGFQSWQDAGFPVSTADEAKQPVSDFGADIPANPQLAVDTPGAREMLSAPDADLVCVRSYPEYIGEVSGYNYIAAKGRIPGAVFADCGSDAYHMENYRNLDHTTREFHEIEAIWKAAGITPDKHLAFYCGTGWRGSEAWFNAWLMGWPQVAVYDGGWFEWSNDPNNPRETGSLS; from the coding sequence CGGTGGAGGCGTACAACGGCTGGAAGCTTGCGGGGGCGTCAAGGGGCGGCCATATCCGGGGCGCCAAATCCTTGCCGGCCAAATGGGCGGATTACATGGACTGGATTGAAATCGTCCGGCAGAAAGAGATTAAGCCCGATGATGAGCTGATTGTTTACGGCAATTCTCTGCAGGACAGCCGGCCGGTGGCCGAATTATTTGTCAGGGCGGGGTATCCGAATGTTTCCCTTTATCCGCATTTTCCTGAAGAATGGGCGGTAAATGACGGGCTGCCCATGGAAAAACTGGCCAACTATAAACACCTCGTCTCCGCCGAATGGGGAAATGATCTGATTTCAGGCAGGACGCCCGCAGAATACGATAACGACAACTATGTGGTCGTGCACGCCCATTACCGCAACCGGGATGCCTATTTAAGCGGGCATATCCCCGGCGCCGTTGACATGGACACCCGGGCACTGGAGGACACGGACACGTGGAACCGCCGGAGCCCGGATGAGTTAAAAAAGGCATTTCAGGAACACGGCATTACTGCGGATACCACCGTTGTGGTGTACGGCAAGTTCATGCACCCGGATAATGCCGATCAATTTCCGGGAAGCGCGGCCGGCCATCTCGGGGCCATCCGCACGGCGTTTCTCATGATCTATGCCGGTGTTAAGGATGTTCGCGTCTTAAACGGCGGATTCCAGTCCTGGCAGGATGCCGGTTTTCCGGTCAGCACGGCGGATGAGGCCAAACAGCCGGTTTCGGATTTCGGGGCGGATATACCGGCCAATCCGCAGCTTGCCGTGGATACGCCAGGGGCCAGGGAGATGCTTTCCGCCCCGGATGCCGACCTGGTCTGCGTACGCAGCTATCCCGAATATATCGGCGAAGTGAGCGGCTACAATTATATTGCCGCTAAAGGCCGGATTCCCGGGGCGGTTTTTGCCGACTGCGGAAGCGACGCCTATCACATGGAAAACTACCGGAATCTGGACCATACCACGCGGGAGTTCCATGAGATCGAAGCGATCTGGAAAGCCGCCGGCATCACGCCGGATAAACACCTCGCTTTTTACTGCGGCACCGGCTGGCGGGGCAGCGAAGCCTGGTTCAATGCCTGGCTGATGGGATGGCCGCAGGTGGCGGTTTACGACGGCGGGTGGTTCGAATGGAGCAATGACCCGAATAATCCTCGTGAAACGGGGAGTCTATCATGA
- a CDS encoding SufE family protein — MAGIDDIQDQIIEEFAPLNEWFDRYERLIAFGSEMPRLSEAERTDDNLINDCQSRLWLAAELIDGRLVFYADSEAKIT, encoded by the coding sequence TTGGCGGGAATAGATGACATTCAGGATCAGATAATCGAAGAATTCGCCCCGTTAAATGAGTGGTTTGACCGATACGAGCGGCTCATCGCTTTCGGCAGCGAAATGCCCCGTCTGTCAGAAGCGGAGCGGACGGATGATAATTTGATCAATGACTGCCAGTCGCGGCTATGGCTGGCGGCCGAACTGATTGACGGCCGGCTTGTTTTTTACGCGGACAGCGAGGCAAAGATCACC
- a CDS encoding cysteine desulfurase has translation MISMNKKMPAGKMMAPENIQSDFPILGQKIYGRPLVYLDNAATTHKPQAVLDRIVSFYTQENSNIHRGVHFLSEAASEAYENARHAVQHFIHAASAEEIIFTSGTTGAINLLADSFAHAFINPGDEIIISEMEHHSNLVPWQVVCLRRGARLKVLPMGPDGGLLIEKLSELITERTKLIACAHVSNALGIVNPIREIVETAHQANIPVLVDAAQSAARLPIDVQALDCDFLVFSGHKIYAETGIGVLYGKEKYLEAMPPYQTGGGMIDRVRFDETTFADLPLKFEAGTPNIAGAVSVAAAIEYIQGIGFDAITDYEHDLLDYALRQLSQIEGLTVYGNLMPRCGVVSFNIEGVHHYDVGVLLDKLGIAIRTGMHCAEPVMRHFGITGTIRASFALYNTPEDIDMLVNGIGRAKAMLV, from the coding sequence ATGATTAGCATGAATAAAAAGATGCCGGCCGGAAAAATGATGGCTCCGGAAAACATCCAGTCCGATTTTCCCATCCTCGGGCAAAAAATTTACGGCCGGCCGCTGGTATACCTGGATAACGCCGCCACCACGCATAAACCGCAAGCGGTGCTGGACCGGATCGTCTCTTTTTATACCCAGGAAAACAGCAATATTCACCGCGGCGTTCACTTCTTAAGCGAGGCGGCCAGCGAGGCCTATGAAAACGCCCGGCACGCCGTTCAGCATTTTATTCATGCCGCATCCGCGGAGGAGATCATTTTTACCAGCGGCACCACCGGCGCCATCAATCTTCTGGCCGACTCGTTTGCCCATGCGTTTATCAATCCCGGAGATGAGATCATCATCAGCGAAATGGAGCATCATTCCAATCTTGTGCCCTGGCAGGTGGTTTGCCTGCGCCGGGGGGCCCGGCTTAAAGTTTTGCCCATGGGCCCGGACGGCGGCTTATTAATTGAAAAGCTGTCAGAGTTGATCACAGAGAGGACCAAGCTGATCGCGTGCGCACATGTCTCAAACGCCCTCGGCATCGTAAATCCCATCCGGGAAATCGTGGAAACCGCGCATCAGGCCAATATCCCGGTACTGGTGGACGCGGCCCAGTCCGCCGCCCGTCTGCCCATTGATGTGCAGGCGCTTGACTGCGATTTCCTGGTTTTTTCCGGTCATAAAATATATGCGGAAACCGGTATCGGGGTTCTCTATGGCAAGGAGAAATACCTCGAGGCCATGCCCCCCTATCAGACCGGCGGGGGAATGATTGACCGGGTTCGGTTTGATGAAACCACGTTCGCGGACCTGCCCCTTAAGTTTGAAGCCGGCACCCCGAATATCGCGGGTGCGGTGAGCGTCGCGGCGGCCATCGAATATATCCAGGGCATCGGGTTTGATGCCATAACGGATTATGAGCATGACCTTCTGGACTATGCACTCCGGCAATTGAGTCAGATAGAGGGCCTGACGGTTTACGGGAATCTAATGCCGCGCTGCGGCGTGGTGTCGTTTAATATCGAAGGCGTCCATCACTATGACGTGGGCGTGCTGCTTGACAAACTGGGGATTGCCATTCGCACCGGCATGCACTGCGCAGAACCCGTGATGCGGCATTTCGGCATCACCGGCACCATCCGGGCAAGCTTCGCGCTTTATAATACTCCTGAGGATATTGATATGCTGGTAAACGGGATCGGCAGGGCGAAAGCGATGCTTGTGTGA